The following coding sequences lie in one Glycine max cultivar Williams 82 chromosome 19, Glycine_max_v4.0, whole genome shotgun sequence genomic window:
- the LOC100787925 gene encoding sodium/hydrogen exchanger 1 has translation MGGELSYVLLKTQMLTSDHASVVSMNIFVALLCACIVIGHLLEENRWVNESITALLIGICTGIVILLLSRGKSSHLLVFSEDLFFIYLLPPIIFNAGFQVKKKQFFVNFITITLFGVVGTLISCSIITFGVTQIFKRMGFGKSLDMGDYLAIGAIFAATDSVCTLQVLNQDETPLLYSLVFGEGVVNDATSVVLFNAIKSFDLNKIDPRIGLHFIGNFLYLFTASTLLGVLAGLLSAYIIKTLYIGRHSTDREVALMMLMAYLSYILAELWYLSGILTVFFCGIVMSHYTWHNVTESSRITTKHAFATLSFVLETFIFLYVGMDALDIEKWRFVSDRPKTSVAVSSVLLGLVLAGRAAFVFPLSFLSNLTKKTQSEKISFREQVIIWWAGLMRGAVSMALAYNQFTLSGHTEQRTNAIMITSTITVVLVSTMVFGLMTKPLIRFLLPVNPLPKRKNSMANIDSSNNSPKSITVPFLGGSQDSENEFDGSEIHRPSSIRALLTTPTHTVHQLWRKFDNSFMRPVFGGRGFVPVAPNSPTARNINQQWH, from the exons ATGGGTGGTGAATTAAGTTACGTGCTTTTAAAAACGCAAATGCTAACTTCAGATCATGCCTCCGTTGTGTCCATGAACATTTTTGTGGCCCTGCTTTGTGCTTGCATTGTCATTGGCCATCTACTTGAGGAGAATCGGTGGGTGAATGAGTCTATCACTGCCCTTTTGATA GGTATTTGCACTGGGATAGTCATTTTGTTGTTGAGTCGCGGTAAAAGCtcgcatcttctagttttcagCGAAgatcttttctttatatacctTCTGCCACCTATCATATTTAATGCCGG gtttcaggtgaaaaagaaaCAGTTTTTTGTTAACTTCATTACCATTACCCTGTTTGGAGTTGTTGGTACATTAATAAGTTGTAGCATCATAACTTTCG GTGTCACGCAAATTTTTAAGAGAATGGGTTTTGGTAAATCACTGGATATGGGGGATTATCTAG CAATTGGTGCAATATTTGCTGCTACAGATTCTGTCTGCACATTGCAG GTGCTAAACCAGGATGAGACACCTTTACTGTACAGTCTTGTATTTGGCGAGGGTGTTGTGAATGATGCTACATCTGTTGTGCTTTTTAATGCAATAAAAAGTTTTGACCTCAACAAAATTGACCCCAGAATTGGTTTGCATTTTATTGGCAACTTCTTGTATTTGTTCACCGCAAGCACCCTGCTTGGGGTCTTG GCTGGTCTACTTAGCGCTTACATTATTAAAACGCTGTATATTGGCAG GCACTCTACAGATCGTGAGGTTGCTCTTATGATGCTAATGGCATACCTTTCCTACATTCTGGCTGAA TTATGGTATCTGAGTGGCATTCTTACTGTATTCTTCTGTGGGATTGTTATGTCTCATTATACTTGGCATAATGTGACTGAGAGCTCGAGAATAACTACCAA ACATGCTTTTGCAACTCTCTCATTTGTTCTTGAAACCTTTATCTTCCTTTATGTTGGTATGGATGCCTTGGACATTGAAAAGTGGAGGTTTGTTAGTGATAG GCCTAAAACATCTGTCGCTGTGAGTTCAGTATTATTGGGTCTAGTACTTGCTGGAAGAGCAGCCTTTGTTTTTCCCCTATCCTTCTTATCCAACCTCACTAAAAAGACgcaaagtgaaaaaataagtttcaggGAGCAG GTGATAATTTGGTGGGCTGGTCTTATGAGAGGTGCTGTTTCAATGGCACTTGCCTACAATCAG TTCACCTTGTCGGGTCACACTGAACAGCGAACCAATGCCATCATGATCACCAGCACCATTACTGTTGTGCTTGTCAGCACAATG GTGTTTGGTTTGATGACTAAGCCACTCATAAGGTTTTTGCTGCCTGTTAATCCCCTTCCTAAACGCAAAAACAGTATGGCAAATATAGATTCATCTAATAATTCCCCCAAATCAATCACTGTGCCCTTTCTTGGAGGCTCCCAAGATTCTGAAAACGAATTTGATGGCAGTGAAATTCATCGTCCAAGCAGTATTCGTGCCTTACTAACAACTCCAACACATACCGTTCATCAACTATGGCGTAAGTTTGATAATTCATTTATGCGTCCGGTTTTTGGTGGTAGGGGATTTGTTCCTGTAGCTCCGAACTCGCCAACCGCTCGCAACATTAATCAACAGTGGCATTAA
- the SOD1 gene encoding superoxide dismutase [Cu-Zn], translated as MVKAVAVLGSSEGVTGTIFFTQEGNGPTTVTGSLAGLKPGLHGFHVHALGDTTNGCLSTGAHFNPNNNEHGAPEDENRHAGDLGNVNVGDDGTVSFSITDSQIPLTGPNSIIGRAVVVHADSDDLGKGGHELSKTTGNAGGRVACGIIGLQG; from the exons ATGGTGAAGGCTGTGGCAGTTCTTGGCAGCAGCGAGGGTGTCACTGGAACTATTTTCTTCACTCAGGAGGGAAATG GTCCAACCACCGTAACTGGATCTCTTGCTGGTCTTAAGCCTGGTCTCCATGGCTTCCATGTCCATGCCTTGGGGGACACTACCAATGGTTGCCTGTCAACTG GAGCGCATTTCAATCCTAATAACAACGAGCACGGTGCCCCTGAGGACGAGAATCGTCATGCTGGTGATCTTGGGAATGTTAATGTCGGTGATGATG GTACCGTTAGCTTCAGTATTACCGACAGTCAG ATTCCTCTCACTGGACCAAACTCCATCATAGGAAGGGCTGTTGTTGTCCATGCTGATTCTGATGACCTTGGAAAAG GTGGTCATGAGCTTAGCAAAACTACTGGAAATGCTGGTGGCAGAGTAGCTTGTG GTATCATTGGTCTGCAAGGATAA
- the SOD1 gene encoding superoxide dismutase [Cu-Zn] isoform X1, protein MVKAVAVLGSSEGVTGTIFFTQEGNGPTTVTGSLAGLKPGLHGFHVHALGDTTNGCLSTGAHFNPNNNEHGAPEDENRHAGDLGNVNVGDDGTSDLLFFLLFHLFDLLMSVMMVPLASVLPTVRFLSLDQTPS, encoded by the exons ATGGTGAAGGCTGTGGCAGTTCTTGGCAGCAGCGAGGGTGTCACTGGAACTATTTTCTTCACTCAGGAGGGAAATG GTCCAACCACCGTAACTGGATCTCTTGCTGGTCTTAAGCCTGGTCTCCATGGCTTCCATGTCCATGCCTTGGGGGACACTACCAATGGTTGCCTGTCAACTG GAGCGCATTTCAATCCTAATAACAACGAGCACGGTGCCCCTGAGGACGAGAATCGTCATGCTGGTGATCTTGGGAATGTTAATGTCGGTGATGATGGTACGTCTgatctattattttttcttctgtttcATCTATTTGATTTGTTAATGTCGGTGATGATG GTACCGTTAGCTTCAGTATTACCGACAGTCAG ATTCCTCTCACTGGACCAAACTCCATCATAG
- the LOC100788809 gene encoding translation initiation factor eIF-2B subunit epsilon has translation MGAQKKRVSEDPDELVRVPLQAILLADSFTTKFRPITLERPKVLLPLVNVPMINYTLTWLESAGVEDVFVFCCSHSKQVISYLEKSEWLSQPNFTVTTVESQNSVSAGDALRVIYERNVIHGDFVLISGDTVSNMSLTQALLEHKERKKKDSNAVMTMVIKRSKPNPAIHQSRLGTDELFMAIDPNTKQLLYYEDKADQSKGKLHLDKSLLFDNPSLSLHHDKQDCYIDICSPEVLSLFTDNFDYQHLRRHFVKGLLVDDIMGYKIFVHEIHSDYAARIDNFRGYDTVSKDIIHRWTYPLVPDVMNFGNTATKLERQGMYRASEISQLQSAVIGPFTVIGSDTKIGNNTKISNSVIGEGCKIGSNVIIEGCYIWDNIIIEDGCKLQHAIICDGVTIKSGAVLEPGVILSFKVVVGPEFVVPPYSKVSLFQQPIEEDSDEELEYADSTSGIVYSPAVILGMGGAGHVWSTCEGSHEEEWRHSVAPIPKDKILEAIKTMEDDLELTHDDSFLPPSGELKPNSNYSDDDDHEDSRDDSYYFDKEVEATFLRAVHENIQESHLILEINSLKLSYNKLAADCAGAVFYAMMKYALDTPHSSADGLLQNVQAVFTKWKKALTSYLTDIDEQIEVILKFEEMCGESAKEFAPLFTRILHYLYNEDVLEEDAILSWEAELKDADEADKVFVKQAQKLIQWLKEAPEEDDDEEE, from the exons atgggcgcacagaagaaaagggtttCAGAGGACCCCGACGAACTGGTGCGGGTTCCGTTGCAGGCCATTCTCTTGGCTGATAGTTTCACCACCAAGTTCAGACCTATCACACTCGAACGCCCCAAA GTGCTGCTGCCGCTCGTGAATGTTCCGATGATAAATTACACGCTCACTTGGCTCGAATCCGCTGGCGTCGAAGATGTTTTCGTTTTCTGTTGTTCTCATTCCAAGCAGGTCATTAGCTACCTCGAGAAATCTGAGTGGCTCTCTCAACCTAATTTTACGGTGACGACTGTAGAGTCGCAGAATTCTGTCAGCGCTGGAGATGCGCTACGTGTAATTTACGAGCGCAATGTG ATACATGGAGACTTTGTCCTTATCAGTGGAGATACTGTAAGCAATATGTCTCTTACTCAAGCACTTCTAGAGCAtaaagaaaggaagaagaaagatagTAATGCTGTAATGACTATGGTCATTAAACGGTCAAAACCTAATCCAGCTATCCATCAGTCTCGACTTGGTACTGATGAGCTTTTCATGGCCATTGATCCTAATACCAAGCAACTTCTGTATTATGAGGATAAGGCAGACCAATCAAAAGGAAAACTACATCTTGACAAGTCATTGCTTTTTGATAATCCTTCACTCTCTCTGCATCATGACAAGCAG GATTGTTACATTGACATCTGCTCACCTGAAGTCCTTAGCCTATTTACAGACAATTTTGATTACCAACATCTACGGCGTCATTTTGTCAAGGGATTGCTTGTTGatgat ATAATGGGGTACAAAATTTTTGTTCATGAAATCCACTCGGATTATGCTGCAAGGATCGATAATTTCCGAGGCTACGACACCGTCAGCAAGGATATAATTCATCGATGGACATATCCACTAGTGCCAGATGTAATGAATTTTGGAAACACAGCTACTAAACTCGAACGGCAAGGAATGTACCGTGCTTCGG aAATATCACAATTGCAGTCTGCTGTTATTGGCCCTTTCACTGTCATAGGATCTGACACCAAAATTGggaataacactaaaatttcaaattctgttattggtgaagGATGTAAAATTGGGTCAAATGTTATCATAGAGGGATGCTATATATGGGATAACATCATCATAGAAGATGGCTGTAAACTCCAGCATGCAATTATATGTGATGGGGTGACTATAAAGTCGGGGGCTGTTCTGGAACCTGGTGTTATTTTGTCTTTTAAG GTTGTAGTTGGGCCAGAATTTGTTGTTCCTCCCTATTCAAAGGTATCTCTATTTCAGCAGCCAATTGAGGAAGATAGCGACGAGGAGCTTGAATATGCTGATAGTACTAGTGGTATTGTTTATTCTCCTGCTGTTATT CTAGGTATGGGTGGGGCTGGACATGTGTGGTCAACATGTGAAGGCAGCCATGAAGAAGAGTGGAGGCATTCGGTGGCGCCTATTCCTAAAGATAAAATTCTGGAGGCAATTAAAACTATGGAAGATGATCTGGAGTTAACTCATGATGATAGTTTTCTCCCACCTTCTGGAGAGCTGAAACCTAATTCTAATtattcagatgatgatgatcatgaagaTTCTAGAGATGACTCTTATTACTTTGATAAAGAG GTTGAAGCAACCTTTCTCAGGGCTGTGCATGAAAACATACAAGAAAGCCATCTGATCTTAGAGATCAATTCTTTGAA GTTGTCATACAATAAGCTAGCTGCTGATTGTGCTGGAGCTGTATTTTATGCCATGATGAAGTATGCTTTAGATACCCCCCATAGTTCAGCTG ATGGTTTGCTTCAAAATGTTCAGGCTGTATTTACAAAATGGAAAAAGGCTCTTACATCCTATCTGACTGACATAGATGAGCAG ATTGAAGTAATACttaaatttgaagaaatgtGTGGGGAATCTGCTAAGGAGTTTGCTCCATTGTTCACAAGG ATTTTGCACTACTTGTATAATGAAGATGTTTTAGAAGAAGATGCTATTTTGAGTTGGGAAGCCGAGTTAAAAGATGCTGACGAGGCAGATAAAGTTTTTGTTAAGCAGGCCCAAAAATTAATTCAG TGGCTAAAAGAGGCACCTGAAGAAGACGATGATGAAGAGGAATAG